The following proteins come from a genomic window of Pseudomonas putida:
- the cbiE gene encoding precorrin-6y C5,15-methyltransferase (decarboxylating) subunit CbiE, with amino-acid sequence MTPWLTVVGIGEDGFSGLGKQARRALLGAGRVFGSPRQLALLPRCVTAEQLAWPSPFSLAPVLSLRGEPVCVLASGDPMFYGVGASLARQVPPAEMRVLSMPSSCALAAARLGWPLQDLQVVSLVARPLAALNAHLHSGMRLLVLSNDGDSPAAIAAQLREQGFGPSRLQVFEHLGGVDERALAGTAQDWPHTGIAALNLVAIECLATPDAPRLHRLAGLPDTAFRHDGQLTKRDVRAITLARLAPQPGELLWDVGAGCGSIGIEWMRAHPSCRALAIEADEGRQGLIEHNRDTLGVPGLQLVRGKAPAALQGLEQPDAIFIGGGVTREGVLDLCWASLRPGGRLVANAVTLQSELALAHFREQHGGELTRIHVAHAQPLGAFDTWRQALPITLLEVLKPADA; translated from the coding sequence ATGACACCCTGGCTGACGGTAGTAGGCATCGGTGAAGACGGCTTCAGCGGCCTGGGCAAGCAAGCCCGACGCGCCCTGCTGGGCGCTGGGCGGGTCTTCGGCAGCCCGCGCCAGTTGGCCTTGCTGCCACGTTGCGTGACCGCTGAACAACTGGCCTGGCCCAGCCCGTTCTCGCTGGCCCCGGTGTTGAGCCTGCGTGGCGAGCCGGTGTGCGTGCTGGCCAGCGGCGACCCCATGTTCTACGGCGTCGGCGCCAGCCTGGCGCGCCAGGTGCCTCCTGCAGAAATGCGCGTGCTGTCGATGCCCTCTTCCTGCGCCCTGGCCGCTGCCCGCCTGGGCTGGCCGCTGCAAGACCTGCAGGTGGTGTCGCTGGTGGCCCGCCCCCTGGCAGCGCTCAATGCCCACTTGCACAGCGGCATGCGCCTGCTGGTGCTGAGCAACGATGGCGACAGTCCGGCGGCAATTGCCGCGCAGCTGCGCGAGCAAGGCTTCGGCCCAAGCCGCCTGCAGGTGTTCGAGCACCTGGGGGGCGTGGACGAACGTGCACTGGCCGGCACCGCCCAGGACTGGCCGCACACCGGGATCGCGGCGCTCAACCTGGTAGCCATCGAATGCCTGGCTACACCCGATGCGCCCCGCCTGCACCGGCTGGCCGGGCTGCCAGACACCGCATTCCGGCACGATGGCCAGTTGACCAAGCGTGATGTCCGCGCCATCACCCTGGCGCGCCTGGCACCGCAGCCTGGCGAACTGTTGTGGGATGTGGGCGCGGGCTGCGGCTCGATCGGCATCGAATGGATGCGCGCCCATCCGTCATGCCGTGCCCTGGCCATCGAGGCCGACGAAGGCCGCCAGGGTTTGATCGAGCATAACCGCGATACGTTGGGGGTACCTGGCCTGCAACTGGTTCGCGGCAAGGCGCCAGCGGCGCTGCAAGGCCTGGAGCAACCGGATGCGATCTTCATCGGAGGTGGCGTTACCCGCGAAGGTGTACTGGACCTGTGCTGGGCAAGCCTGCGCCCCGGCGGCCGCCTGGTGGCCAACGCCGTAACCCTGCAAAGCGAACTGGCCCTGGCGCATTTTCGCGAACAGCACGGTGGTGAGCTGACCCGCATCCATGTCGCTCATGCCCAGCCCTTGGGTGCGTTTGACACTTGGCGCCAGGCACTGCCGATCACCCTCCTGGAAGTATTGAAACCCGCCGATGCGTGA
- a CDS encoding cobalt-precorrin-5B (C(1))-methyltransferase: MREETREQPAPLRSGLTTGSCATATSLAAAKLLLTGQRDDAVDITLPKGKVVQMRLEFCRLTDEYAEAGTLKDAGDDPDVTHGALLYSQVRLLAEPGIGFVAGSGVGTVTRPGLVLAVGEPAINPVPRRMISEHLQRLADACGYLGGFEVTVNVQGGEQLALKTMNPRLGILGGLSILGTSGIVRPFSCAAYIASIHQGIDVAHTNGYTHIAACTGNASEDTMRRVYGLPEIALIEMGDFVGAVLKHLRKVPVPRLTLCGGFGKISKLAAGHMDLHSRHSSIDLPQLAGWAADIGADEALQAAIIAANTSQQALALAHAAGIALGDAVCAHALAFARSVVSAQVQVEVFAIDRQGGIVGQAGVQ, from the coding sequence ATGCGTGAAGAAACCCGCGAACAGCCCGCACCTCTGCGCAGCGGCCTTACCACCGGCAGCTGCGCCACCGCCACCAGCCTGGCAGCGGCCAAGCTGCTGCTCACCGGGCAGCGTGACGATGCGGTGGACATCACCCTGCCCAAAGGCAAGGTCGTGCAGATGCGCCTGGAGTTCTGCCGCCTGACTGACGAGTACGCCGAAGCCGGCACCCTCAAGGATGCGGGTGACGACCCGGACGTGACCCACGGTGCCCTGCTCTATAGCCAGGTGCGCCTGCTGGCGGAACCTGGCATTGGTTTTGTCGCCGGCAGCGGCGTGGGCACGGTGACCCGGCCGGGGCTGGTGCTGGCGGTGGGTGAACCGGCCATCAACCCGGTACCTCGGCGCATGATCAGTGAGCACCTGCAACGCCTGGCCGACGCGTGCGGCTACCTTGGCGGCTTCGAGGTCACGGTCAATGTGCAAGGTGGCGAGCAACTGGCCCTGAAAACCATGAACCCGCGTCTGGGCATCCTCGGCGGGCTGTCGATCCTCGGCACCAGCGGAATCGTCCGGCCGTTCTCCTGCGCGGCCTACATTGCCTCGATCCACCAAGGCATCGACGTGGCCCACACCAACGGCTACACACACATAGCCGCGTGCACCGGCAATGCCAGCGAAGACACCATGCGCCGCGTCTACGGTCTGCCGGAAATCGCCCTGATCGAAATGGGCGATTTCGTCGGTGCGGTGCTCAAGCACCTGCGCAAGGTACCGGTGCCACGCCTGACCCTGTGTGGCGGCTTCGGCAAGATCAGCAAACTGGCCGCCGGGCACATGGACCTGCACAGCCGTCACTCCAGCATCGACTTGCCGCAACTGGCCGGTTGGGCCGCAGACATTGGCGCTGACGAAGCGTTACAGGCCGCCATCATTGCTGCCAACACCAGCCAGCAAGCGCTCGCCCTGGCTCATGCGGCCGGCATTGCCTTGGGTGACGCGGTGTGTGCCCACGCCCTGGCCTTTGCCCGTAGCGTCGTGTCGGCGCAGGTGCAAGTGGAAGTGTTCGCCATCGACCGGCAAGGCGGCATCGTCGGCCAGGCGGGTGTGCAATGA
- a CDS encoding cobalt-precorrin-6A reductase produces the protein MTARILLLGGVTEALAMARRLGPQHVYSLAGIGRVPQGLQCQVRVGGYGGVEGLTRYLREAGITLLIDATHPYAAQISRNAASAARNAGIPCWALRRPAWQAQAGDDWREVEDWAGLIEALKPFRRPLFTLGREPLQHLDEIPPEQFWTLRALEACPGNERCEVIGARGPFHIEDERALFQRRYIDVLISKNSGSVATEPKLEVARELGVPVLVLKRPTLPEVDRTFDSLAELATALAL, from the coding sequence ATGACCGCGCGCATCCTGTTGCTGGGGGGGGTCACTGAAGCCCTGGCTATGGCCCGCCGGCTCGGGCCTCAACACGTCTATAGCCTGGCCGGTATCGGCCGCGTGCCACAGGGCTTGCAATGCCAGGTCCGGGTCGGGGGCTATGGCGGTGTCGAGGGCCTGACCCGCTACCTGCGCGAAGCAGGGATCACCCTGCTGATCGACGCCACCCATCCCTATGCCGCGCAAATCAGCCGCAATGCCGCCAGCGCCGCACGCAACGCCGGCATCCCGTGCTGGGCCTTGCGTCGCCCCGCCTGGCAGGCACAAGCAGGCGACGACTGGCGAGAAGTCGAGGACTGGGCAGGGTTGATCGAAGCACTGAAGCCGTTCCGCAGGCCACTGTTCACGCTGGGGCGCGAGCCGCTGCAGCACCTGGACGAGATTCCGCCGGAGCAGTTCTGGACCCTGCGTGCGCTGGAGGCGTGCCCTGGCAACGAGCGCTGCGAAGTGATTGGCGCACGTGGGCCGTTCCATATCGAGGATGAGCGGGCGTTGTTCCAGCGCCGCTACATCGATGTGCTGATCAGCAAGAACAGCGGCAGTGTGGCGACCGAGCCGAAGCTGGAAGTGGCGCGGGAGCTTGGCGTGCCGGTGCTTGTCCTGAAACGTCCGACGCTGCCGGAGGTGGACCGGACATTCGACTCACTGGCGGAGCTGGCAACAGCGCTCGCCCTTTAG
- a CDS encoding NfeD family protein — MEMQWWIWLVFGIALILLELVLPTFFILWFGIGAVLVSLISLAAPSLQLDMQALLWVLLSSATTVLWFKVFRRKQPDVRWTADSVIGEVGLLTAAVSEFQKGRVRFQKPILGNEEWTCIADSQIAVGERVRLTAIEGNTARVIRA; from the coding sequence ATGGAAATGCAATGGTGGATCTGGCTGGTCTTCGGCATCGCGCTGATCCTGCTTGAACTGGTCCTGCCAACGTTCTTCATACTCTGGTTCGGCATCGGCGCCGTGCTGGTCTCGCTTATCTCGCTCGCCGCACCCAGCCTGCAACTGGACATGCAGGCCCTGCTGTGGGTACTGCTGTCGTCGGCCACCACTGTACTGTGGTTCAAAGTGTTTCGGCGCAAGCAGCCGGATGTGCGCTGGACCGCCGATAGCGTGATCGGCGAAGTGGGCCTGCTGACCGCTGCCGTGTCGGAGTTTCAGAAGGGCCGCGTACGCTTCCAGAAGCCGATCCTCGGCAACGAAGAGTGGACCTGCATCGCCGATAGCCAGATCGCCGTCGGCGAGCGAGTACGCCTGACCGCCATCGAGGGAAACACCGCCCGTGTTATCCGGGCCTGA
- a CDS encoding DUF2946 domain-containing protein encodes MPPRRHIAWIACLAVLFNLLAMPLSSAAPKGPAEQLLWGAFCSSMANKANVDVQALAKIDLGPQSDASAGMMNCWCCSGAVPLLALPSYPPQLHNPPTLLGGLLPPPAKYQPTPCQLWPGLNPRASPLT; translated from the coding sequence ATGCCCCCACGTCGGCACATTGCCTGGATAGCCTGCCTTGCAGTGCTGTTCAACCTGCTGGCCATGCCGCTGTCCTCTGCTGCGCCCAAGGGCCCGGCCGAGCAGCTGCTGTGGGGGGCTTTCTGTTCCAGCATGGCCAACAAGGCCAACGTCGACGTCCAGGCCTTGGCCAAGATCGACCTCGGCCCGCAAAGTGATGCCAGCGCCGGCATGATGAACTGCTGGTGCTGCTCCGGTGCCGTGCCGCTGCTGGCCCTGCCCAGCTACCCGCCACAGTTGCACAACCCGCCGACACTGCTCGGCGGGCTGCTGCCGCCACCTGCCAAGTACCAGCCTACGCCGTGCCAGCTCTGGCCTGGGCTAAACCCTCGTGCCTCTCCGCTAACCTGA
- a CDS encoding copper chaperone PCu(A)C: MLKHALVMAALLLPGAFANAHEYSVGDLHIAHPWSLQLPPNAPNVAAYFVVHNNGQADDRLLSVDSPISDDAQLHEHAMSASGAMKMQQVPSVVVPAGKDLTFAPGAYHVMLMQPKDNSLLSDGKRFPLTLHFEKAGDITVEVAVQKQAPADQSQAHEHAH, from the coding sequence ATGCTCAAGCACGCCCTCGTCATGGCCGCCCTGCTGCTGCCTGGCGCCTTTGCCAACGCCCACGAATACAGCGTGGGTGACCTGCATATTGCTCACCCGTGGTCGCTGCAACTGCCACCCAACGCGCCCAACGTCGCCGCATATTTCGTGGTGCACAACAATGGCCAGGCCGATGACCGCCTGCTCAGCGTGGACAGCCCCATCAGCGATGACGCGCAACTGCACGAGCATGCCATGAGCGCCAGCGGCGCCATGAAGATGCAACAGGTGCCCAGCGTGGTAGTGCCTGCCGGCAAGGACCTGACCTTTGCCCCCGGCGCGTACCACGTGATGCTGATGCAGCCCAAGGACAATAGCCTGCTCAGCGACGGCAAGCGCTTCCCGTTGACCCTGCACTTCGAAAAGGCCGGCGATATCACCGTCGAAGTGGCCGTGCAGAAGCAGGCGCCAGCGGACCAGTCGCAAGCCCACGAACACGCACACTGA
- a CDS encoding DUF2946 domain-containing protein, translating into MSLPRNRIGRTTRPEFRRAGGGWLSLFAMWMIFIGPLISQSMPMDHHAGMNMPMDMPMAAAHQHGGDTHHGHGGDGQLHVMWEKCGYCSLLFNCPALPQTLSPLSAGSIVPTSHLLAPTHQGHARQAVFPGARSRAPPSSINV; encoded by the coding sequence ATGAGCCTGCCGCGCAACCGCATCGGCCGTACCACCCGCCCTGAATTCAGGCGCGCCGGTGGCGGATGGCTGAGCCTGTTCGCCATGTGGATGATCTTCATCGGCCCGCTGATTTCCCAGTCGATGCCGATGGACCACCACGCGGGCATGAACATGCCGATGGACATGCCGATGGCGGCTGCCCATCAGCATGGCGGTGACACCCATCACGGCCACGGCGGCGATGGCCAGCTGCATGTGATGTGGGAAAAGTGCGGTTACTGCAGCCTGTTGTTCAATTGCCCGGCCCTGCCCCAGACCCTCAGCCCGCTCAGCGCCGGCAGCATCGTCCCCACCAGCCACCTGCTTGCGCCAACGCACCAGGGCCATGCCCGGCAGGCTGTATTCCCCGGTGCGCGCAGCCGCGCCCCGCCTTCTTCGATCAACGTCTGA
- a CDS encoding TonB-dependent copper receptor: MSGCTPVFALSLRGTIAALCGSLLAPMALAADPGHEGHVHDAPELSPTVITAVAPSSPLTVVTNPKDPRQPVPASDGADYLKTIPGFSAIRAGGTNGDPVLRGMFGSRLNILTNGGLMLGACPNRMDAPTSYISPETYDRLTVIKGPQSVIWGPGGSAGTILFEREPEKFGTLGSRVNASLLAGSNGRFDKVLDAAAGNSQAYARFVGNQSRSDDYHDGNNDTVPSRWDKWNGDVALGWTPDQDTLLELTAGKGDGEARYAGRGMDGSQFKRESLGLRFEKSNLGEVLDKVEAQVYYNYADHVMDNYSLRTPSGTGMMGMPMVSNVDRRTMGARIKATWRWADVQLISGIDAQTNEHRQRGGIGVDAHKGQAWTKDADFHNYGAFSELTWYVSGEDRLITGARLDRASARDFRKTSATEGDTRADTLPSGFIRYEHDLAAIPATTYIGLGHAQRFPDYWELFSPKLAPPGSANAFDGIKPEKTTQLDFGIQYRTERLEAWASGYVGQIRDYILFDYRTGMMGMSTSQAQNIDARIMGGELGAAYQLTENWKADATLAYAWGKNSSDGKALPQMPPLESRMGLTYSRDVWSVGALWRLVAAQNRIAENQGNVVGKDYDKSAGFGVFSLNGAYKVNNNLKLSAGVDNLFDKTYAEHLNLAGNAGFGYPATDPQPVNEPGRTFWTKVDFSF, from the coding sequence ATGTCCGGCTGCACCCCTGTTTTTGCCTTGTCCCTGCGTGGGACCATCGCCGCCCTGTGCGGCTCGCTGCTCGCCCCCATGGCCCTTGCCGCCGACCCTGGCCATGAAGGCCATGTGCACGACGCACCCGAGTTGAGCCCGACGGTGATCACCGCCGTGGCCCCGAGTTCGCCGCTGACCGTGGTCACCAACCCGAAAGACCCGCGCCAGCCAGTGCCGGCCAGCGACGGAGCCGACTACCTGAAGACCATCCCCGGCTTCTCGGCAATCCGTGCCGGCGGTACCAACGGCGACCCGGTATTGCGCGGCATGTTCGGCTCGCGTCTGAACATCCTCACCAACGGAGGCCTGATGCTTGGGGCCTGCCCCAATCGCATGGACGCGCCCACGTCCTATATTTCGCCAGAAACCTATGACCGCCTGACCGTGATCAAAGGCCCGCAGAGCGTCATCTGGGGCCCCGGCGGCTCGGCAGGCACCATCCTCTTCGAGCGCGAACCGGAGAAATTCGGCACCCTCGGCAGCCGCGTCAACGCAAGCCTGCTGGCCGGCTCCAACGGCCGCTTCGACAAGGTGCTGGATGCCGCGGCCGGTAACAGTCAGGCCTACGCCCGCTTCGTCGGCAACCAGTCACGTTCGGATGACTACCACGACGGCAACAACGACACCGTGCCGTCGCGCTGGGACAAGTGGAACGGCGATGTCGCTCTCGGTTGGACTCCCGACCAGGACACATTGCTGGAGCTGACTGCCGGCAAGGGTGATGGCGAAGCCCGGTACGCCGGGCGCGGCATGGACGGCTCGCAGTTCAAGCGCGAAAGCCTGGGCCTGCGCTTTGAGAAGTCCAACCTCGGCGAGGTGCTCGACAAGGTCGAGGCGCAGGTCTACTACAACTACGCCGACCATGTGATGGACAACTACAGCCTTCGCACACCGTCGGGCACCGGCATGATGGGCATGCCGATGGTCAGCAACGTCGACCGCCGCACCATGGGGGCACGCATCAAAGCCACCTGGCGCTGGGCCGACGTGCAGCTGATCAGCGGCATCGACGCGCAAACCAATGAACATCGACAGCGTGGCGGTATAGGTGTGGACGCACACAAGGGCCAGGCCTGGACCAAGGACGCCGACTTCCACAACTACGGCGCCTTCAGCGAACTGACCTGGTACGTCAGCGGTGAGGACCGCTTGATTACCGGCGCCCGTCTGGACCGCGCCTCGGCGCGCGACTTCCGCAAAACGAGCGCCACCGAAGGCGACACCCGCGCCGATACCCTGCCAAGCGGCTTCATCCGTTACGAGCACGACCTGGCGGCCATCCCGGCCACCACCTACATCGGCCTCGGCCATGCCCAGCGCTTCCCCGACTACTGGGAGCTGTTCTCACCCAAGCTGGCACCACCCGGCTCGGCCAATGCCTTCGACGGCATCAAGCCAGAAAAAACCACCCAGCTCGACTTCGGCATCCAGTACCGCACTGAACGCCTGGAGGCCTGGGCTTCGGGCTATGTCGGGCAGATTCGCGACTACATCCTGTTCGACTATCGCACTGGCATGATGGGCATGAGCACCTCGCAGGCGCAGAACATCGATGCCCGCATCATGGGTGGCGAACTGGGCGCCGCCTACCAGCTGACTGAAAACTGGAAGGCCGACGCCACGCTTGCCTACGCTTGGGGCAAGAACAGCAGCGATGGCAAAGCGCTACCTCAAATGCCTCCCCTGGAAAGCCGCATGGGCCTGACGTACAGCCGCGATGTGTGGAGCGTCGGCGCACTGTGGCGGCTGGTGGCGGCGCAAAACCGCATTGCCGAAAACCAAGGGAACGTCGTTGGCAAGGACTACGACAAGAGCGCCGGCTTCGGCGTGTTCTCCCTGAACGGCGCCTACAAGGTGAACAACAACCTCAAGCTCAGCGCAGGGGTCGACAACCTGTTCGACAAAACCTACGCCGAGCACTTGAACCTGGCCGGGAACGCCGGGTTTGGCTACCCGGCTACAGATCCACAGCCGGTCAACGAGCCAGGCAGGACCTTCTGGACCAAGGTCGACTTCAGCTTCTGA
- a CDS encoding PepSY domain-containing protein, which translates to MRGTRVSFYNLAWRWHFYAGLFVAPFMILLAITGIIYLFKPQLDPLLYRDLMVVEAGHHRQGADMMLAEVRQAYPKGHISQYLPPLNAERSAQFVVQDGGRELNVFVDPYSGKVLGEQDGKQNLQAVARALHGELMVGTVGDRLVELAAGWGIVLVVSGLYLWWPRGRNGAGVLWPRLSARGRLLWRDLHAVTGFWGSALLLLMLLSGMTWTGLWGKQYADLWNRFPAAMWNDVPKSDQQARELNSAHRQTVPWAMENTPMPQSGAHAEHAGHHMMSDMPAAPLVSLQQVEDIATSRQVEPGYSITLPTTAGGVFTIAVFADDPRNDATLHVDQYTGKVLADVRWHDYSPVARATELGVMLHEGKMFGALNQIIILLVCLMILLGSVSGLVMWWKRRPDGGLGVPPLRHDLPRWKAAVAVMLVLGVMFPLVGVSMVVMWGVDSLVVRRRRVLASA; encoded by the coding sequence ATGAGAGGAACACGCGTCTCATTCTATAACCTGGCCTGGCGTTGGCATTTCTATGCAGGGCTTTTCGTGGCCCCGTTCATGATCCTGCTGGCAATCACCGGCATCATCTACCTGTTCAAGCCCCAGCTCGACCCGCTGCTGTACCGCGATCTGATGGTGGTCGAGGCCGGCCACCACCGCCAGGGCGCAGACATGATGCTGGCTGAAGTGCGCCAGGCCTACCCCAAGGGCCACATCAGCCAATACCTGCCGCCACTGAATGCAGAGCGTAGTGCGCAGTTCGTGGTGCAGGACGGCGGGCGTGAACTGAACGTGTTCGTCGACCCATACAGCGGCAAGGTACTCGGTGAGCAGGATGGCAAGCAGAACCTGCAGGCCGTCGCCCGCGCCCTGCACGGCGAACTGATGGTCGGCACGGTCGGCGACCGGCTGGTGGAACTGGCTGCGGGCTGGGGCATCGTGCTGGTGGTATCGGGCCTGTACCTGTGGTGGCCGCGCGGGCGCAATGGCGCCGGCGTACTTTGGCCGCGGCTGTCGGCACGCGGCCGACTGCTGTGGCGTGACCTGCACGCGGTAACCGGCTTTTGGGGTTCGGCCTTGCTGTTGTTGATGCTGCTCAGCGGCATGACCTGGACCGGCCTGTGGGGCAAGCAGTACGCTGATTTGTGGAACCGCTTCCCGGCAGCCATGTGGAACGACGTGCCCAAGTCGGACCAGCAGGCGCGTGAACTGAACAGCGCGCACCGTCAGACTGTGCCCTGGGCCATGGAAAACACGCCGATGCCGCAGTCCGGTGCACACGCTGAGCATGCCGGGCACCACATGATGTCGGACATGCCCGCAGCGCCCCTGGTGAGCTTGCAGCAAGTCGAAGACATTGCCACCTCGCGTCAGGTCGAGCCGGGCTACAGCATTACTCTGCCCACCACTGCCGGCGGCGTGTTCACCATTGCCGTGTTCGCCGACGACCCGCGCAACGACGCCACCCTGCATGTCGACCAATACACCGGCAAGGTTCTGGCCGATGTGCGCTGGCACGACTACAGCCCGGTTGCCCGCGCCACCGAGCTGGGCGTGATGCTGCACGAAGGCAAGATGTTCGGGGCGCTGAACCAGATCATCATCCTGCTGGTGTGCCTGATGATCCTGCTGGGTTCGGTGAGCGGGCTGGTGATGTGGTGGAAGCGCCGGCCGGACGGCGGCCTGGGCGTACCGCCTTTGCGTCATGACCTGCCACGCTGGAAGGCGGCGGTGGCAGTGATGCTGGTGCTGGGGGTGATGTTCCCGCTGGTAGGGGTGTCGATGGTGGTGATGTGGGGGGTGGATAGTTTGGTGGTGAGGCGCCGCAGGGTCTTGGCCAGCGCTTGA
- the cycA gene encoding D-serine/D-alanine/glycine transporter, which yields MTQTSPIATDEPHLQRNLTNRHIQLIAIGGAIGTGLFMGSGKTISLAGPSIIFVYMIIGFMLFFVMRAMGELLLSNLNYKSFIDFSADLLGPWAGYFTGWTYWFCWVVTGIADVVAIAAYTQFWFPDLPQWIPALTCVGLLLSLNLVTVKMFGELEFWFALVKIVAILGLVATGLYMVITGFTSPSGRTAQLANLWNDGGMFPHGLMGFFAGFQIAVFAFVGIELVGTTAAEAKNPERTLPRAINSIPIRIIVFYVLALIAIMAVTPWRDVVPGKSPFVELFVLAGLPAAASIINFVVLTSAASSANSGVFSTSRMLYGLSQEGDAPKAFEKLSSRSVPANGLYFSCTCLLLGAVLIYLVPNVVEAFTLVTTVSAVLFMFVWTLILLSYLKYRKNRAALHQASNYKMPGGRFMCYVCLSFFAFILVLLSLEADTRSALVVTPIWFVLLAVTYQGVRSKRHPRTAVRNG from the coding sequence ATGACGCAAACCTCACCCATAGCGACAGATGAACCGCACCTGCAACGCAACCTGACCAACCGCCACATCCAGCTGATCGCCATCGGCGGCGCGATCGGTACCGGCCTGTTCATGGGCTCGGGCAAAACCATCAGCCTGGCTGGGCCATCCATCATCTTCGTCTACATGATTATCGGCTTCATGCTGTTCTTCGTCATGCGCGCCATGGGCGAACTGCTGCTGTCGAACCTGAACTACAAATCGTTCATCGACTTCTCCGCGGACCTGCTCGGCCCTTGGGCCGGCTACTTTACCGGCTGGACCTACTGGTTCTGCTGGGTGGTCACCGGCATTGCCGATGTGGTCGCGATCGCCGCCTACACGCAGTTCTGGTTCCCCGACCTGCCGCAGTGGATTCCAGCGCTGACCTGCGTAGGGTTGCTGCTGTCGCTGAACCTGGTAACCGTAAAAATGTTCGGCGAACTGGAGTTCTGGTTTGCCCTGGTCAAGATCGTGGCCATCCTTGGCCTGGTTGCCACCGGCCTGTACATGGTCATCACCGGCTTCACCTCGCCCAGCGGGCGCACCGCCCAACTGGCCAACCTGTGGAATGATGGCGGCATGTTCCCCCATGGCCTGATGGGTTTCTTCGCCGGTTTCCAGATCGCCGTGTTCGCCTTCGTCGGCATCGAGCTGGTGGGTACCACCGCCGCCGAAGCGAAGAACCCGGAACGCACCCTGCCGCGGGCGATCAACTCGATCCCGATCCGTATCATCGTGTTTTATGTGCTGGCGCTGATCGCGATCATGGCCGTAACCCCGTGGCGCGACGTGGTGCCAGGCAAGAGCCCGTTCGTTGAGTTGTTCGTGCTGGCAGGCCTGCCAGCGGCGGCGAGCATCATCAACTTCGTGGTGCTGACCTCAGCGGCCTCGTCGGCCAACAGCGGCGTATTCTCCACCAGCCGCATGCTCTACGGCCTGTCGCAGGAAGGTGACGCGCCCAAGGCCTTCGAAAAACTGTCGAGCCGTTCGGTGCCGGCCAACGGCCTGTACTTCTCGTGCACCTGCCTGTTGCTCGGTGCGGTGCTGATCTACCTGGTGCCGAACGTGGTCGAGGCGTTCACCCTGGTCACCACCGTCTCGGCGGTGCTGTTCATGTTCGTGTGGACGCTGATCCTGCTGTCGTACCTGAAGTACCGCAAAAACCGCGCGGCGCTGCATCAGGCCTCGAACTACAAGATGCCGGGCGGGCGCTTCATGTGCTACGTGTGCCTGTCGTTCTTTGCGTTCATCCTGGTGTTGCTGAGCCTGGAGGCGGATACGCGTTCAGCGCTGGTGGTAACGCCGATCTGGTTTGTATTGCTGGCGGTGACCTATCAGGGTGTGCGCAGCAAGCGTCATCCGCGCACGGCAGTGCGTAACGGCTGA